The Methanobrevibacter olleyae genomic interval TATTAGGCAAACAAAGAAATATCAACCTCATTATTTCTTAGCAGACAGAGCTTATGATTCTGAAGAAATAAGAAAATGTATTAATGAAGAAACTTTAGCTTTTGAGCAAATACCACTTAAAACAAGAGCCAAAAATGGTCATTATCGTTTAAATAGTTCAACAATTTTCAGACCTAAGATCTATTCTAGAAGAATGAATGTTGAAAGTGTAATTTTTGTTATAAAGCAAATATTTTCAGGTATAAACTTTTCACGCAACGATAAATTACGTAATAAAGAAACCAAGCTAAAAGATGTTTTATATAATTTCTACAGGCATGTACAA includes:
- a CDS encoding transposase, whose translation is IRQTKKYQPHYFLADRAYDSEEIRKCINEETLAFEQIPLKTRAKNGHYRLNSSTIFRPKIYSRRMNVESVIFVIKQIFSGINFSRNDKLRNKETKLKDVLYNFYRHVQIF